In a genomic window of Sus scrofa isolate TJ Tabasco breed Duroc chromosome 4, Sscrofa11.1, whole genome shotgun sequence:
- the HGH1 gene encoding protein HGH1 homolog gives MGGATATSPRGAAAPNELIRMGDTEAEAGPLAGRLASVGSAMPEAHPTAEAAKLLPFLALEARADLQAAAVQHALALTGSEPGRTLLAGQAALLRALIELAVAPAPAPAREATRVLINLAADPGLHKPLLAAEPELLACLLGCTLDPQWPWAEEAAAVLANLSREPAPCAALMEALAASGPGESGLERLVRALCTPGYNARAPLHYLGPVLSNLSQRPATRAFLLDPDRCVVQRLLPLTQYPDSSVRRGGVVGTLRNCCFEHRHHEWLLGPEVDILPFLLLPLAGPEDFSEEEMDRLPVDLQYLPPDKQREPDADIRKMLIEAIMLLTATAPGRKQVRDQGAYLILRELHSWEPEPDVQVACEKLIQVLIGDEPEHGLENLLEVQVPEDVERQLQQQDRQEQEQCKREHQELELAPEPQAEGAAPT, from the exons ATGGGCGGGGCCACTGCCACCTCGCCGCGCGGGGCTGCTGCCCCGAACGAGCTGATCCGCATGGGGGACACCGAGGCGGAGGCAGGCCCCTTGGCGGGTCGCCTCGCCTCCGTAGGGTCGGCAATGCCGGAGGCCCACCCGACGGCGGAGGCGGCGAAACTGCTGCCCTTCCTAGCGCTCGAGGCGCGGGCTGACCTGCAGGCGGCGGCGGTGCAGCACGCGCTGGCGTTGACCGGCTCGGAGCCAGGACGCACGCTGCTGGCCGGCCAGGCGGCTTTGCTGCGAGCGCTGATCGAACTGGCAGTGGCCCCTGCTCCCGCCCCGGCCCGAGAGGCCACCCGCGTGCTCATCAATCTAGCCGCCGACCCCGGCCTGCACAAGCCGCTGCTGGCGGCTGAGCCCGAGCTGCTTGCCTGCCTGCTGGGCTGCACGTTGGACCCACAGTGGCCCTGGGCCGAGGAAGCGGCCGCTGTGCTGGCTAACCTCAGCCGCGAGCCGGCGCCGTGTGCTGCGCTGATGGAAGCGCTGGCGGCCTCGGGGCCCGGGGAGTCGGGCCTGGAGCGGCTGGTGCGAGCGCTGTGCACTCCCGGCTACAACGCCCGAGCGCCCCTGCACTACTTGGGGCCAGTGCTGTCTAACCTCAGCCAGCGTCCTGCGACGCGCGCTTTCCTGCTGGACCCAGACAG GTGCGTGGTCCAGCGGCTGCTGCCCCTTACCCAATACCCGGACTCCTCGGTGCGCAGGGGCGGGGTGGTGGGGACACTGCGAAACTGCTGCTTCGAGCACC GACACCATGAGTGGTTGCTTGGGCCCGAGGTGGACATTCTCCCCTTCTTGCTGCTGCCCCTGGCGGGGCCTGAGGACTTCTCAGAGGAAGAGATGGACC GGCTGCCTGTTGACCTGCAGTACCTTCCGCCAGACAAGCAGCGAGAGCCCGATGCTGACATTCGAAAGATGCTGATCGAGGCCATCATGCTG CTGACAGCCACAGCACCTGGTCGGAAGCAGGTGAGGGACCAGGGAGCATACCTGATCCTCCGTGAGCTGCACAGCTGGGAGCCAGAGCCTGACGTGCAGGTGGCTTGTGAGAAACTCATCCAG GTCCTTATTGGGGATGAACCAGAACATGGCCTGGAAAACTTGCTGGAGGTGCAGGTGCCTGAAGATGTTgagcggcagctgcagcagcaggaccGCCAGGAGCAGGAGCAGTGCAAGCGGGAGCATCAGGAGTTGGAGCTGGCCCCAGAGCCACAAGCAGAGGGAGCTGCACCCACCTGA